TGCACGTTTATTTACCGCGTCACACGTTAAACACATTtgaactacatttcccagcagCCAGCAGGCGTATCGCTCAGTCGTCATACGACGTACGAGATCTCGCGCGAGCTACGGACTGACCCTGCCCTATGTCTCGCGCACTCGCAGCTCCATGCTCAGTATATAAAGCAGGTCAACGACGGAAGGAGGACGGCTGGGAGTCGCAGCCCGGGATTGTAAATAAGACCGCtaaaactgtgttttatttacaaaaGTAATGCCGGCTGTTTTAAGAGACCGTTCCCAGTTGTTTTTAAtcgtttttttgtaatttttttggCTCTATTTCTTGCCTATTTCCGTGTGGTTTTTACACTACGCGTATAATGGCGAGCTCGGCTAACTCGAACCCAGTGGTAAGGATCAATCTCTAAGGATTGTCAGCGGGGAAAATGGGGGTTAAGATAAGAGAACGCTGTCAACGAGTTTTATCATTCAGGGAAATGAATGGGCTTTAACAAACACTTCACTGGTCTTTCAAATAAAATGACGACTAACTTCAGTCAATCGGCCATTTTAATCATTCTTCGAAAGTGAGGTGAGATTGTTCTCTCCGATAAAGCCATCTGGCAGCGCGATGGCTAATGTAGCGTTCCAGTACAGATGCGGGTTGGGAGGGAATGCAATAGTTGGTTTATGGGCTATTAATCTAGTTAAAGCTTTTCTTATTTGGCCGTTAACGTTCATAGTAGTTTCTCTAATATCACACGTATGGCTCAGTGAATTAGAGTTAATACTGATCCTCGGGATTTGATGTCTGCTGTGGCTTTACTTCAGGGTCAAAGCAATGCTTGTGTCGAAGAGTCCGACATTAAAGGAGGATTCGGTAACGTTAAGTGAgctaacttttttattttgcattataATTTAGACGCAGATGTTCGCAAAGCACCTCGCCACCTTCCACTGCGAATGAATTATGcggttgttttcctttttaattaaagtatCCTTAGCCGAGACCCGTCAACGCTCAGTCTAAAGCCTCTTCATTGTCCACCATTCCacggccagcagcagcagcatagCCGTCCCAAACCACCACTTGTACCCATCTCATGACAAAGTAGTCCCGCTCCCCGTGATACGGCCACTCTACGTAGTCAAAGCCGAGCAGCCATAAGATAACGCACCGAAAAACATCCTCCACATTCCGCCACATACTGTTCAAAGTACGGGGCTGTCGGACGCGGTTTGCCGCTCCGTAAAATGGCTTCCACGTCTCCCCTCGCTCCGGTTCTGGCCCTCCTCTTTTCCGCCGCCTGGTTTTATACGGCCATATTGGCTCTCTAATATAGACTGCCCGGGATGGGAAGGTGCTATTCGACGCTACGTCACCGCCTCTACATATAAACAGCAGCCTAAGCTTTAAATAGTGGCGGAGCAGACGGGCCGAGGGGAAGAAAGGAGGACCCGAGGTCCGTGCTGCGGACGTTAGGGACCGCGCACTGCTTGTCTGGTCGTCCATTGTTCCGGGGCTTCTCTAACCTACTGAAATGCGACAGTTGTGCCGCTGTACACATTTAAATGGTATACACGAACTGGAGTTAGCGTGCGCCATGTATACCACGTCATCCCGAGGTGTAGACCCGGTTGGCCGTGACTGACGTGCACAGGACACATTAGAGCTCCGTGGTTTTACTGTGGACCAGCTTTAGAATGGAGCTACTAGTTGAAACGGATGGACACTCAATGTTACTTTATGTTAACCTACTAATGTATGCTTATCTGTCAAGGGGAAACTGAATCTACACCTACATGGTTTGTCAGACATGTAATGTTTAGCTGCTGTTATGGCAGCTGTGCAGCACTGTTGTTAACTGATGTCTTCCTATTGCACATTTCGGAAACGCCATATGTCTATGTAAAAGTAAGCCCCACATGGCATCTTTGATtatcacagatatatatatatatatatatatatatatatatatatatatatatatatatatatatatatatatatatatatatatatatatatatatatatatatattgttgttcttcttttcttagCAAACTCAATAATGAAAGTGCTTTCGTCCACAGCCTAAACTCTATAAGTCTGTGATTGAGGATGTGATCAACGAGGTGCGGGAGCTGTTCCTGGATGAGGGAGTGGATGAGCAGGTGCTTCTGGAGCTGAAAACGGTAACCGTCCCCATCAGCATTGCAGAATAACATCTCCTCCCCCCTATGTAGTAATGAAGTATATGGACATTGTGAATGCCCTGGATGGATTTTTTCCTCTTGAAAATGGTAAATCCCAAAGTATTATTAAAACTCTGAGACATCCTTTTTCTTCTGCCTGATGCTCCAGCTGTGGGAAAACAAACTGTTGCAGTCCAAGGCAGTGGAGGGCTTCCATACTGAGGAGCAGGCCCTGCAGGCCGCCCAACAGCAGGTTCAGCACCAGGTTCAGCAGGTCCAGCAGGTCCAACAAGTCCACCATGTGACCCAGCCGGCACAGACCCAGCAAGTCATTCTGCCCCCTCAGCAGCAGCAAGGTTTGTCTGCACTGGTAAACAACAACTAGCTACACGTGCTACAGCAGAATTCTCTAACATCTGTGAATGCCATttctacacacaaacaaatgttcaTTTGGACAAGTCATATTCTTCCTTCCTACTGGAATTAAGTGGTTTTGGAGATGATTACTCTACTAAAAAGTGTATTTGACAGAAGTTGATAAACAAAAAGTGTAATTAATACACTACAGAgtattttaaccttttaaaactaaaattgtAACTTAAATTCAAGTAACGTTTTGTGTTATTTGCTCAAAATGTCACTATCCTGGCATTAGTACATGAGACAGATCATCTGTGAAAAAATCAGGTTCCTCAGCCTCCCTTGGTGCTCTTCATGACATTTGTAAGAATCCACTACActaaagaaaaaacaccaatCCGAGCCGAGGACTCGCTAacacagctgtcagtcacagcCATGAATTATGATAAAACGGTAAAACAAGGCCGCACTGatcaaatattgtatatttcatcccctcaaatgttttcagaaacatatGTGAGTGTTAATCTGTACAATGAGTACGTTTGTTGGTGCGGTGGAGTCTTACAAATGTAATCAGGAGCAttaggaggaggcagaggaaccaGATTAGTTTCACAGATGATCTTTCTCATGTACTATACGGTATATAATGACAGTATGAGCAAATATGCCAGTTATTCTTATGGAAGTAGCCAGCGGAGGCGTTAAGAGCTACATTCAGTACAGTACTACATTCAATGACTTGACTAAATCAGTGTTCACAGATATTCTTTTGTTTAATAGTTTTCTTAGACATCATCTGTTTTGTGGCATATGTCGGTATGACTGAATCATGTCTCTCTGCACAGCTCCCCAGCAGCAAGTTATTGTTCAAGATTCTAAGATGCTACAGCACATGAGTGCAACAGGGATGGTAAGTAGATAATGTACAGATACAATGAACCTACCATTATAGTATTATGGGTGGGGGTGACGGGGGGGGGTGCAGAAGGCCgtggaaagacagagaggagaggaaagaccTTCAGAGAGGTGTCCTGCAGCCTGGATTACAGTGGAGATAAATCTGGGGATAAGCATCCTCTTACGCGCACAGACAACACACTTTGTCTTCATCGGTTTCTCATTCGCACAACAGTGTCAACACTCCTCTTGTGCTTCCTCCTCTCGACACCACCTCGGTTCAGCAAGCCATCTCTTGGGGTCGAGGCCGGCATCTTTGCTGTATTAGTAaactctgttgtttttgtcttaaCCCTCAACCGCTTTGTTTGAAGCTTCACTTGCAAATGTCTCAACCTTTCGCCATCAAACTTGGCAGGTAAAATGAACAAAAGCAAATATGAAGCGGCTGCTTTAATCACAGCAGCCAGGGGATATGAATATTAGCACTTTAATTGTGTCgttttgttgcatttcataaaaatgaaaatctCCACAGAGAAATGTAATCATACATTCATGTTTGTGTACCTGGTGTGTAGTTTAAGAGCCCCTGTAGAACATTTACACGTGACAACCTCAAACATTTGTTCTTCACATTCTGGAACCCGAACGTCCCGCTTTAGGGTAATGTTCAGATATAACCTTTTGCCTGTGGGTTACTTActttgtgtgcgagtgtgtacCTTGTTTCAgcctctcgtgtgtgtgttctcctttttctcctctaGAGTGCAGCAGCTACAGCAGCAACCCTTGCTTTGCCCACAGGGGTCACCCCATACCAACAGCTCATCACCAGCCAAGGTGAAACCCTTACAGCTGTATCTGTGCATCGAAATGGGAAGAAATACTTCACCCcaaaaaatacacatatttccatttttactTGTAGTGCAATTTATGAATCTCAATTGTCTTGGTGTGAGTTGCAGTGTTGAAGATATTGGGAGTCAGCTTGTGGGGctgaaaaaacatttgaaaaatggaaaaagcGACGTCTCTCTAGAACTCATGACCTGGTTACTGAAGATCATCCACATAacttgttgtgagcagtttcatgtcAGAACTATTCTCTTTCCGCCATCTGCAccacacacagagggaagcGTGCATGCGCTTGTGGATGAGAGGCTTGTGCTCATGGCGGCGTGAGATGTAAACATGAATGGCGTCCTCCTTGGCTGAGCTGTAACGGTAGTTATCTCAGTGGTGCTAGGTGAGCTGGCGGTATTTGCTAGCTATAAGGAGATGCACGCTTCCTTTTGCACAGTGATACGGTTGATGTGGtttgataaaaagaaaatagttcctacATGAcactgctcacaacaaggtctgtggattattttTCAGTAACCAGGTCATCATTTCTTGAGTGAGACATTGCTGTTGAatttatacaaatgtattttgttggCTCTTTGAGCATATTGTGGAGAAGACCGACATCTCTAAGGTTGATATCTCCAACACTATGCAACTCACACCAAAGCTATCTAGAGAGGGGAAATGCATCATTTTGATATTGGGGGGAACTGTCCCTTTTATACGTTCACTCTTCACATCTCCTCTGTTTCACGGTCTCTCAGGTCAGATCCTGCAGGTGGTCCGTGCTCCCAACGGGGCTCAGTACATCATCCAGCCCCAGCAGCAgatcctcctgcagcagcagatgcagcCTGGTGGCGTGCAGGCCCCGGTCATACAGCAGGTATGCCCCATTAGACAGGTAGGAACACATCACTTTGGTAAACAGAGTCCAGACGCGGCTGAAAGCTTCTTGTTTATCTGTGGTCGTCAGAACAACAATCAACCGCTCATAGTGTGTACACATTGACATGCTGTGTCAGTCATCTCGTTGGCAGCATAGCTGTGGGTCCTCTGGCGTTGAAGCAACTTATTGAAATAAAGACTTAAAATATGTGAAAAGAAATgccatgaaaaaaatatatattcaggaAAATCAGGACACTTCACCCGTTCCccctaaaaaaaatgtatccatgGCCTGTTGGTTACTTCTCAAAATGAGCCAGCAATAGTAAAATGCAGTTAAAATGCATCACTACACGATGAGCCAGAATCCACTTTCCCTTTTCAACAAAACCTACAATTGCAATATGTCAACTGACTTTTAAACTAATCGCTTCTGGCATTTGAACAAAAGCAAAATGTGAGTTGTTCCCGTTCACTGTGTGTCCAGGTCCTGACTCCTCTGCAGGGAGGCCTGCCCCAGCAAACAGGAGTTATCATCCAGCCGCAGCAGATTGTCTTAGCTTCAGGAAACAAAGGCAATACACAGGTCAGCACTTCTTCAATTCCTCCAATACCTATTGAGTTTCTCTTTTCTGGAAGTTCATTACTAAGAGTTTGTCCACAACATTCTTATGTGTTTTTTACATTAACCTGACAATCTCTGTTTGCCGTTAGGTGATGCAGGCAGCAGCTCTGGCGCAGCAGCCGATTCAGGCAGCAACAGCTCAGGCCCAGCAGGTCCAGCAGGTCCAGCAGGtccagcaggcccagcaggcccagcaggccCAGGGTACAGCTGCACCACAGGTCCCACCGCAGCCACAGGCACCCATGATACTTCAGGCGGACGGCACCGGAGACACCTCCTCAGAGGAcgacgaggatgaggaggagtatgacgaagatgaagaggaggagaaggacaaggaTGGGGGAGAGGACGGGCAGGTGGAAGAGGTGGGCACCAGAGGAAACCAAACTTTGTAGTGAAACAGACCCAGAACAAAGGCTATTGTTTAGAGGCAGCTGTACTGTGGTGTTGGATGGGTCAGGCTTAAAGTAGCTGTTCATGGATCAGTGTTTTACAAAGCATAGGTTTAATGGTCAAAAAGCAATATGATGTTGAGAAAGTTATGTACTGTGTaatgatattttctttttccgaTATAATACATATCCTACCTTACTGTAACATAATCAATAGGATATGGAGCTCACCAAAGTCAGaaactctgtgtgtttttcatcaCAACTGAATGTAATATAGTTGGTTCTGTTTCCTCACCAGGAGCCACTGAACAGTGGTGATGATGTCAGTgatgaggaggaccaggagctGTTTGATACAGAGAATGTAGTGGTGTGCCAGTATGACAAGGTAAGAAATGATCCCTACTGTGAGAGAACATGGCACAACTAAACGCAACATGTCTAATTATCTTATACCTGTTGATTTACACTAGCCCGCATCATTTTTGCATGCAtgaattatttgtttaatttcagtTAATTAACTGTCTAACCCTGGTCAGGTCATCAATCTATTACAGGACTAACACACATACGCTAACGTTGATACTCTACAAGCACCAATTTGCACCAATACAAAAATATCCTTTTCAGTCACTAGAATAAAATGacctaaataaaacatttcagctGAGTAAAACAAATACTATCGGACATTAATTAAACTTTGAAGCTATGAAATTGTTCCTTTTGTAAATGTGATCAATGCATCTTTAGTTGTTTGTCTCATGGCAGTTGCCATCTTCTTTATTGAAAGAAATTGCGAGCCAATCCTTTAGTTTTGGATATTGGCTCTTCTTTTGGTAGAGGCCCTTTTTTGCCTGGAGTGAAATGTACCTGTATAGATCTTTTCAAAGCTcgttaacactacatgacatcattcacccgttcatacactgatgggaggagctaaggttccacctgcacatcagcagtaactaacattcacacatagTAGAACAGCTatgggagacattttggggttacgTGTcctgcccaaggacacatcgacatgtgGCGTTCTTTCACAAGATGTATTTGTCTGCCTAACACCTCATTCAGTGCTTATGAAGTACTCTTGGTCAATGCTGGTtcatatgcatgtgtatgtgtatgtgtgcggcTGAGTTCTCGATGTGCGTGAGCTAAAGACATTAGAGACGTGTCCGGTGTAAGATGAACCGGTGTCCACCTGACTTTACGCCCACACCATTgatttccttctctttcctccccaGATTCACAGAAGTAAGAACAAATGGAAATTCCACCTGAAGGACGGGATCATGAATCTGAATGGGAGAGATTATGTCTTTTCCAAAGCCATTGGGGATGCTGAATGgtgaagtagaagaagaaaacaaaccaacCGCGAAAGCAACAGGAGCAGGAACTCTGTAACTCCCTCTATCCAGTTAACAGACACTTCAATATCCTTCCATAACCTGTGACTTCAGGAAACAACTTCTGAGTGTTTGAGAACTCTGGCTAACCCAGCGGACCGCGTGGTACCGTAAAACCCGGGTGTTGTCAAAAACACTCAACTGGCCTTTCGGGATGGGAAACCTACAGGGGAAGTGAACGCCTGCAAACGGAGTCCTCTTGATCTTTCTTTGCTTCTTCCAGGCTGCTCTACGTTTTTCCTGAGAGAATTCACACACAATGGAAAGTAAGCATTTCACATCATACAGGTGTAGTGGACCAGGGTGACCTGACCTGCCCCACCACAGGAGAGTCAGAGGTCATTCATTATAACCCTGTAGATGAGAAACACCTTCATGATGCACTGTAGTCGGTTGACTGGATTGACTCGTGTCTACATTTAAGTCCAAACTTAGTGCCACCGGTCAAGATTTCTGCCTTTTTAGAGCGGCCAGAATCAACTTTTGGCTTCTAATTTTTGCTCTTGGATTGTAATTCtgtcaattcagtttatgaaaatGGTGCTCCAGATGGTTTTATGTAGTTAACAAGTTATtgttttaaacttaaaaaaaaaatgtttcatgaGGGGTTAAGAAAAAGAAGGTACAATTACATTAATTCTAGAATAACTAATAGTTGTATAAAGGCATTATTTTAGTGCTCAATCCAAAAATACTGTTATTTCTCTTGTCTGCTTCTCTGGAGCTTCATTCCATCTTTATTCTtaacaaaaaaatgaagagCAGATCCAACACTGAATTAATTtaagaaatgtacaaaatgtctGACAGTCGTTCTGTCGGAGTATCTTCTTTACTCTCATTTCAGTTCCCTGCAGCCGTCTGAAAATTTGCACTGTCAGTTTATCAATGTGTTGTGGAACCAGTCAAGTTAATCAATAGCCACAGCGTGCTCTcttctatttgtgtgtgagagaaagtgtGATACAGTGACTGATTGTACAGGCATGTGGAGAGTGTGTGGATGAGTGGGGATGTTGATTGATGTGTGGTGTCAccgctttgtctttttttatttttttttttttttttttttttttttgcacacccATAATCTCAAAATGTCTCAGTAGAAACAGtaaaatagttcaacatttattttattttttttgggtggggacAGGGTGatgcccttttttattttttatttattcctgaaAATTCATAAAATGTTCTATTTTTTTGAAAGGTTGGAAAGCCGCACCAAACTGTGCTCTTATAATCTAATaagtgttccttttttttctctctgttggttggacaaagcTACATAACGCTGTGTTCCAAATAATTTCGTCCACCGTATGTTCTCCTAGGCTTTCATTTTATTCATGACTTTTAAATGAGAATATTTTCTATTGAAGCGAGTTGAACTCGGGGGggcctgtgtgtttctctgcagtTTGTTTTTAGTGCCCCTGTTGCAGCAATttgaaataaagtgtgttttttgaCTTTGTGTCAATTTGGTTAATGGTTGGCTATATAGTGTGTTTTGAAAGAAACTCTATTAATACCAAGTAAACACTGATGAGGTTACCAAtccagaaaacatttaaaaagtagttTATTTGAGATATTTGTTCACACAGATTAAGTAATTGTCTGCATCTATTAATGATTAATGTACACTGAAATCAAAATGGCTCGAAAAAACGGCCACTTTTAAATAGACACTTAATGGCCCATCACCATTCTCCACTAATCGCTATGCCAACCGAGGTTTCCAACATATTTCTGGTAGAACACTGAAGACAGAAGACAGCATTCAGTAGCTCTCAATGGTTATTAGTGAAAATACCAATTCAATTGcttagttatttttattattgttggaTGTTGcgtgtgcctttttaaaaaatgtttttattttatcaacTATTTGAGCTTATGAAAAAGGATGTCTATTAAAAATTGATTCTCTGCTTTcaaaatattttgtgtgtgttctaacTGCTGTTCAGATAAGGGACATGATTTctcatacatttaatttgtaacAATTCACccgttaacgttagctaataTTTTAACAATTCATCCTTTACCTTTTAGATAATATTGTAACAATTTATTCATTACCTTTAGCTAATATTGTAACAATTTATTCATTACCTTTAGCTAATATTGTAACAATTTATTCATTACCTTTAGCTAATATTGTAACCATTTATTCATTACCTTTAGCTAATATTGTAACCATTTATCAATTACCTTTAGCTAATATTATAACAACTCATCCATTACCTTTAGCAGATATTGTAACAATTCATCAATTATCTTTAGATAATATTGTAACAATTCTTTGCATTCTAATATTGTAACAATTCATCAATTATCTGTAGATAATATTGTAACAAGTCATCAATTACCGTTAGCTAATATTGTAACAATTCATCCATTACCTTTAGCTAATATTGTAACAACTCGTCAAGTACCTTTTAGCTAATATTGTAAAAGCTCATCCATTACCTTTAGCTAATATTGTAACAATTCATCCATTACCTTTAGCTAATGTTATAACAAGGTATCCATTACCTTTAGCTAATATTGTAACAACTCATCCATTACCTTTAGCTAATATTGTAAAAGCTCACCCATTACCTTTAGCTAATATTGTAACAATTCATCCATTACCTTTAGCTAATATTGTAACAACTCATCCATTACCTTTAGCTAATATTGTAACAACTCACCCATTACCTTTAGCTAATATTGTAACAACTCACCCATTACCTTTAGCTAATATTGTAACAATTCATCCATTACCTTTAGCTAATATTGTAACAACTCAAGTACATTTAACT
The nucleotide sequence above comes from Cyclopterus lumpus isolate fCycLum1 chromosome 24, fCycLum1.pri, whole genome shotgun sequence. Encoded proteins:
- the gtf2a1 gene encoding transcription initiation factor IIA subunit 1 isoform X3, with amino-acid sequence MASSANSNPVPKLYKSVIEDVINEVRELFLDEGVDEQVLLELKTLWENKLLQSKAVEGFHTEEQALQAAQQQVQHQVQQVQQVQQVHHVTQPAQTQQVILPPQQQQAPQQQVIVQDSKMLQHMSATGMSAAATAATLALPTGVTPYQQLITSQGQILQVVRAPNGAQYIIQPQQQILLQQQMQPGGVQAPVIQQVCPIRQVLTPLQGGLPQQTGVIIQPQQIVLASGNKGNTQVMQAAALAQQPIQAATAQAQQVQQVQQVQQAQQAQQAQGTAAPQVPPQPQAPMILQADGTGDTSSEDDEDEEEYDEDEEEEKDKDGGEDGQVEEEPLNSGDDVSDEEDQELFDTENVVVCQYDKIHRSKNKWKFHLKDGIMNLNGRDYVFSKAIGDAEW
- the gtf2a1 gene encoding transcription initiation factor IIA subunit 1 isoform X4, translated to MASSANSNPVPKLYKSVIEDVINEVRELFLDEGVDEQVLLELKTLWENKLLQSKAVEGFHTEEQALQAAQQQVQHQVQQVQQVQQVHHVTQPAQTQQVILPPQQQQAPQQQVIVQDSKMLQHMSATGMSAAATAATLALPTGVTPYQQLITSQGQILQVVRAPNGAQYIIQPQQQILLQQQMQPGGVQAPVIQQVLTPLQGGLPQQTGVIIQPQQIVLASGNKGNTQVMQAAALAQQPIQAATAQAQQVQQVQQVQQAQQAQQAQGTAAPQVPPQPQAPMILQADGTGDTSSEDDEDEEEYDEDEEEEKDKDGGEDGQVEEEPLNSGDDVSDEEDQELFDTENVVVCQYDKIHRSKNKWKFHLKDGIMNLNGRDYVFSKAIGDAEW
- the gtf2a1 gene encoding transcription initiation factor IIA subunit 1 isoform X5, whose translation is MPKLYKSVIEDVINEVRELFLDEGVDEQVLLELKTLWENKLLQSKAVEGFHTEEQALQAAQQQVQHQVQQVQQVQQVHHVTQPAQTQQVILPPQQQQAPQQQVIVQDSKMLQHMSATGMSAAATAATLALPTGVTPYQQLITSQGQILQVVRAPNGAQYIIQPQQQILLQQQMQPGGVQAPVIQQVCPIRQVLTPLQGGLPQQTGVIIQPQQIVLASGNKGNTQVMQAAALAQQPIQAATAQAQQVQQVQQVQQAQQAQQAQGTAAPQVPPQPQAPMILQADGTGDTSSEDDEDEEEYDEDEEEEKDKDGGEDGQVEEEPLNSGDDVSDEEDQELFDTENVVVCQYDKIHRSKNKWKFHLKDGIMNLNGRDYVFSKAIGDAEW
- the gtf2a1 gene encoding transcription initiation factor IIA subunit 1 isoform X1, whose product is MLICQGETESTPTWFVRHVMFSCCYGSCAALLLTDVFLLHISETPYVYVKPKLYKSVIEDVINEVRELFLDEGVDEQVLLELKTLWENKLLQSKAVEGFHTEEQALQAAQQQVQHQVQQVQQVQQVHHVTQPAQTQQVILPPQQQQAPQQQVIVQDSKMLQHMSATGMSAAATAATLALPTGVTPYQQLITSQGQILQVVRAPNGAQYIIQPQQQILLQQQMQPGGVQAPVIQQVCPIRQVLTPLQGGLPQQTGVIIQPQQIVLASGNKGNTQVMQAAALAQQPIQAATAQAQQVQQVQQVQQAQQAQQAQGTAAPQVPPQPQAPMILQADGTGDTSSEDDEDEEEYDEDEEEEKDKDGGEDGQVEEEPLNSGDDVSDEEDQELFDTENVVVCQYDKIHRSKNKWKFHLKDGIMNLNGRDYVFSKAIGDAEW
- the gtf2a1 gene encoding transcription initiation factor IIA subunit 1 isoform X2; the protein is MLICQGETESTPTWFVRHVMFSCCYGSCAALLLTDVFLLHISETPYVYVKPKLYKSVIEDVINEVRELFLDEGVDEQVLLELKTLWENKLLQSKAVEGFHTEEQALQAAQQQVQHQVQQVQQVQQVHHVTQPAQTQQVILPPQQQQAPQQQVIVQDSKMLQHMSATGMSAAATAATLALPTGVTPYQQLITSQGQILQVVRAPNGAQYIIQPQQQILLQQQMQPGGVQAPVIQQVLTPLQGGLPQQTGVIIQPQQIVLASGNKGNTQVMQAAALAQQPIQAATAQAQQVQQVQQVQQAQQAQQAQGTAAPQVPPQPQAPMILQADGTGDTSSEDDEDEEEYDEDEEEEKDKDGGEDGQVEEEPLNSGDDVSDEEDQELFDTENVVVCQYDKIHRSKNKWKFHLKDGIMNLNGRDYVFSKAIGDAEW